One Prolixibacteraceae bacterium DNA segment encodes these proteins:
- a CDS encoding M23 family metallopeptidase, which translates to MDNTDNNVPKKLRERLKDHYRVVVYHDITYHAIRQLRFSLRRFYILLALFVLVIATLSISLVAYTPLRELIPGYTSESMRTEIIKNAIAVDSLEHEIAIRDKYFRDFRRMLAGDTPIEITDTANIKGVVKLDNIKFKEFNHDSVFEKKIQEDKQNLSINSNENSHRILGSVLLFSPLKGKIKDPFSIQKHHYGISLIAAKGSTVFSTLDGTVIFAGYTANNKYVIQIQHDNNIISVYKHNEEVLKKVGDKVRAGEAIAIIGNSRKKELPYLNFELWYKGVAVNPQLYIHFE; encoded by the coding sequence ATGGACAATACAGACAACAATGTTCCAAAGAAATTAAGAGAACGATTAAAAGACCACTATAGAGTCGTGGTATATCACGACATTACCTATCACGCAATCAGACAATTGCGTTTTAGTTTACGTCGTTTCTACATACTACTAGCTCTTTTTGTACTTGTTATCGCAACTTTATCCATATCATTAGTTGCATACACTCCATTGAGAGAGCTTATTCCTGGGTATACTTCTGAAAGTATGCGAACCGAAATAATCAAAAATGCTATTGCTGTAGATTCTCTTGAACATGAGATAGCTATTCGAGATAAATATTTCCGTGATTTTAGAAGAATGCTTGCGGGGGACACTCCGATAGAGATAACCGACACGGCAAATATTAAAGGAGTTGTAAAACTAGACAACATCAAATTCAAAGAGTTCAATCACGATTCAGTATTTGAAAAAAAGATTCAAGAAGACAAACAAAATCTTTCCATCAATAGCAATGAAAATAGTCATCGAATATTAGGAAGTGTACTTCTCTTTTCTCCATTAAAAGGAAAGATAAAAGACCCTTTTAGTATTCAGAAACATCATTATGGTATTAGTCTAATAGCAGCAAAAGGTTCTACTGTTTTCTCCACCTTGGATGGTACGGTTATCTTTGCTGGCTACACAGCAAATAACAAATATGTAATTCAAATTCAACACGATAATAATATTATTTCGGTATACAAACACAATGAAGAGGTATTAAAAAAAGTAGGGGATAAAGTCAGAGCAGGAGAAGCAATTGCAATTATTGGTAATAGCAGGAAGAAAGAACTTCCTTACCTTAACTTTGAGCTATGGTACAAAGGCGTAGCAGTAAATCCCCAACTCTATATTCATTTTGAATAG
- a CDS encoding metal ABC transporter permease — translation MIELLSYDFFQNALIAAIFAAISCGIIGSYIVSKRIVFISGGITHASFGGVGLGYFMGFNPLWGAGVFAVLASCIIEFLRSKSNIREDSAIGIIWAAGMALGILMVSLTPGYAPDLMSYLFGDILTVQSTDLWAMGIITAIMTIFFIAAHQVITAIAFDESYAKTLKLPVKAINYIIAILIALTIVANIRISGIILVISLMTIPQATAQKFTHQLRYMMLHSIWIGFLGLLSGLYFSYLLDIPSGASIILSEIGIFVIVQLIGCFIPSHKTDNT, via the coding sequence ATGATTGAACTATTATCATACGACTTCTTTCAGAATGCTCTCATTGCAGCAATATTTGCTGCGATATCTTGTGGGATAATTGGATCATATATTGTTTCTAAAAGAATTGTTTTCATCAGTGGGGGCATCACCCATGCCTCCTTTGGAGGGGTTGGCCTTGGATATTTTATGGGATTCAATCCATTATGGGGAGCAGGGGTATTTGCCGTTCTTGCATCCTGTATTATCGAGTTCCTGCGCTCCAAATCGAATATTAGAGAAGACTCTGCCATCGGAATCATCTGGGCTGCAGGAATGGCATTAGGAATATTGATGGTTTCCCTAACTCCTGGATATGCACCCGACTTAATGAGCTACCTTTTTGGAGATATACTAACAGTACAAAGCACCGATCTTTGGGCCATGGGAATAATTACAGCTATTATGACCATCTTCTTTATTGCAGCACATCAGGTCATCACTGCCATCGCCTTTGATGAATCCTATGCCAAAACCTTAAAACTACCTGTAAAAGCAATTAACTATATTATTGCAATCCTTATCGCTTTAACCATCGTAGCAAACATACGTATTTCAGGAATCATCTTAGTGATCTCTTTGATGACCATTCCACAAGCCACAGCCCAGAAATTCACGCATCAACTGAGATACATGATGCTTCACTCTATTTGGATCGGATTCCTCGGACTTCTTAGTGGACTCTACTTCTCTTATCTATTAGATATCCCCTCTGGGGCTTCCATCATTTTGAGCGAAATCGGAATCTTTGTTATAGTACAGCTTATTGGTTGCTTTATTCCATCTCACAAAACTGATAATACTTAA
- a CDS encoding DUF4837 family protein: protein MKKFRSLQLVTIIGLLLVLSSCGGGKKSLMKKATGKPGSLVVVVPDNLWNGKVETTFRQTLAQPVPSIPQDEPMLDVVQIPNKGFTSIFRTTRNLLIVNVDSRNEKNQVTIGKDLWATPQTVIKIKAKSKEDLIKLFKENDRTILSTYLSAENQILMDTYNKQTFRNKGVYKHLEKKFDIHMNVPKGFSIALDKPNFSWIKYEARETSQGLFVWSMPYTNETQFSVDNLVAVRDSLLKEYVPGPAPKSYMTTEHQISTLYRTFKLNGNYAVEMRGLWKVEGDFMGGPWVSISVLDVVKKRIITADGYLYSPKYDKRNLLRQVEAMIRSVSFPYQKKIDMVNKTLDSTPDITITPDN, encoded by the coding sequence ATGAAAAAATTCAGATCCTTGCAGCTTGTTACCATCATAGGACTCTTATTGGTTTTAAGCTCATGTGGCGGAGGTAAAAAATCGTTGATGAAGAAGGCTACTGGAAAACCAGGAAGTCTTGTGGTAGTAGTCCCAGATAATCTTTGGAATGGAAAAGTAGAAACTACATTTCGTCAAACTCTAGCACAGCCAGTTCCTAGTATCCCTCAAGATGAACCGATGCTTGATGTAGTTCAAATTCCAAACAAAGGGTTCACAAGCATCTTCCGTACCACCAGGAACCTTTTGATCGTAAATGTAGACAGTCGTAACGAAAAGAATCAAGTAACGATTGGAAAGGATTTATGGGCTACACCTCAAACAGTTATCAAGATAAAAGCCAAATCAAAAGAGGATCTTATCAAATTATTCAAAGAGAATGATCGCACCATCTTAAGTACATATCTTAGTGCAGAGAATCAGATCTTAATGGATACATACAACAAACAGACTTTCCGAAATAAAGGTGTATACAAACATCTAGAGAAGAAGTTTGATATTCATATGAACGTCCCTAAGGGATTCTCTATTGCTTTAGATAAACCTAACTTTAGCTGGATTAAATATGAAGCAAGAGAAACAAGTCAAGGATTATTTGTTTGGAGTATGCCTTATACTAATGAAACACAATTCTCTGTCGACAATCTTGTCGCAGTGAGAGACTCTCTTCTAAAAGAATATGTTCCAGGTCCGGCACCAAAATCGTACATGACAACAGAGCATCAGATATCCACCCTCTATCGTACATTCAAATTAAATGGGAACTATGCAGTAGAAATGAGAGGTCTTTGGAAGGTTGAAGGAGACTTTATGGGTGGACCTTGGGTAAGTATTTCTGTCTTAGATGTGGTTAAAAAGCGTATTATCACAGCAGATGGATATCTCTATTCACCTAAATATGATAAACGAAACTTATTAAGACAAGTAGAGGCAATGATTCGTTCTGTATCGTTTCCATATCAGAAAAAAATAGATATGGTAAACAAAACACTCGACTCTACACCAGATATCACAATAACACCAGACAATTAA
- a CDS encoding twin-arginine translocase TatA/TatE family subunit gives MNPAVILGMLGGQEIFIIAVIILVLFGGKKIPELMKGIGKGMKEFKKETKEEDTDTKKED, from the coding sequence ATGAATCCTGCAGTAATTTTAGGAATGTTAGGTGGTCAAGAGATTTTTATTATAGCTGTAATTATCCTTGTCCTTTTTGGAGGAAAAAAAATCCCTGAATTGATGAAGGGGATAGGTAAAGGAATGAAAGAATTCAAAAAAGAGACGAAAGAGGAAGATACTGATACTAAAAAAGAAGATTAG
- the pdxA gene encoding 4-hydroxythreonine-4-phosphate dehydrogenase PdxA — MNFQKIKIGITHGDINGVGYEVIIKSLEDDRIFDSCTPIVYGSPKVAAYHKKAIDHNKVSFNQIVDASEAHEGKANILNCISDNTRVELGKSTAIAGESSYMALEKACADLKEGKIDVLITAPICKDNIQSEDFNFPGHTEFLAEQFDSKDHLMLMVSEQMKIGVVAGHIPIAKVTEVITEELVLSKIRVMHQTMKQDFGVDGPRIAVLGLNPHAGDNGLLGDEEENIIIPALKKAQEEGIMAMGPYPADGFFGNGTYSNFDVILAMYHDQGLVPFKALAFDDGVNFTAGLPIIRTSPGHGTAFDIAGKNKASENSFRKAMYLAIDLYRNREIYKDISKSPLQKYDLEDRQSMGDRSI, encoded by the coding sequence ATGAATTTTCAAAAAATCAAAATAGGAATCACACATGGTGATATCAATGGTGTGGGGTATGAAGTAATCATCAAATCTCTTGAAGACGATAGAATTTTTGACTCTTGTACTCCCATTGTTTACGGTTCTCCAAAGGTGGCAGCTTATCACAAGAAGGCGATTGATCACAATAAAGTTTCATTCAACCAAATTGTAGATGCATCGGAGGCTCACGAGGGAAAGGCAAATATCCTAAACTGTATTTCTGACAACACTCGTGTTGAATTGGGAAAATCTACAGCTATTGCAGGGGAGTCTTCTTATATGGCCTTAGAAAAAGCCTGTGCAGATCTTAAAGAGGGCAAAATTGATGTATTGATCACTGCTCCTATCTGTAAAGACAATATCCAATCAGAAGATTTTAACTTTCCAGGGCATACAGAGTTTCTTGCGGAACAATTTGATTCGAAAGACCATTTAATGCTGATGGTGAGCGAACAGATGAAAATTGGTGTAGTTGCTGGACATATTCCAATTGCAAAAGTCACTGAAGTGATCACAGAGGAGCTTGTTCTAAGTAAGATCCGTGTGATGCACCAGACCATGAAACAAGATTTTGGTGTGGATGGACCAAGAATTGCCGTATTGGGACTTAATCCACATGCTGGAGACAATGGACTATTGGGTGATGAAGAGGAAAATATTATTATTCCTGCACTTAAAAAGGCCCAAGAAGAGGGAATTATGGCAATGGGTCCATATCCTGCAGATGGTTTTTTTGGGAATGGAACCTACAGCAATTTTGATGTGATTTTGGCGATGTACCATGATCAAGGACTTGTTCCTTTTAAAGCACTTGCCTTTGATGATGGAGTAAACTTTACAGCAGGCCTACCAATCATAAGAACTTCCCCTGGACACGGTACTGCTTTTGATATTGCTGGAAAAAATAAGGCCTCGGAAAACTCGTTCCGAAAAGCCATGTATCTTGCAATAGATCTTTATCGAAATAGAGAGATCTATAAAGATATTTCCAAATCACCTTTACAGAAGTATGACCTTGAAGATCGACAATCCATGGGAGATAGATCGATATAA
- the rseP gene encoding RIP metalloprotease RseP, with protein MEIFIRVAQLLLSLSLLVIVHEFGHFMFAKLFKCRVEKFYLFFDAYFSLFKKKIGDTEYGIGWLPLGGYVKISGMIDESMDKEQMKQEPQPWEFRSKPAWQRLLIMIGGVLNNVILACIIYTGISYVWGESYLPNDNIKFGVQVSDIAKEAGVENGDKIVSIDNKEIVKFSDINRFMLLDDAKQLTVDRKGENVTLSIPKGTVAQLISTKQSFVYPRTPYDGTIANFSKDSPARNAGLNLQDQIETIDGKHFEFLDQLQAYAKENAGKDVVVSYLHEGTNKEVMLRVSDKGYIGTMFNQYEFEIATTHYTFLESIPRGLERGKNSIVNYLKQLKLMGNPDTGAYKSVGGFIAIGKIFPTTWDWYSFWSMTALLSIVLAVMNILPIPALDGGHVLFLLFEIITRRKPSEKFLEYAQTVGMFILLALLIYANGNDIIKLIFN; from the coding sequence ATGGAAATATTTATCAGAGTTGCACAACTCCTTCTTAGTCTTTCATTACTAGTCATTGTCCATGAGTTCGGACACTTTATGTTTGCCAAGCTATTCAAATGTCGAGTGGAGAAATTCTACCTATTTTTCGATGCTTATTTCTCTCTTTTTAAAAAGAAAATTGGTGACACAGAATACGGAATTGGATGGCTTCCTTTAGGAGGATATGTGAAGATCTCTGGAATGATTGATGAATCGATGGACAAAGAACAGATGAAACAAGAACCACAACCGTGGGAGTTTCGTTCTAAGCCAGCGTGGCAGCGTCTTTTAATCATGATTGGGGGAGTACTTAATAATGTAATTCTTGCTTGTATTATCTATACAGGAATTAGTTACGTATGGGGAGAGAGTTATTTACCTAACGACAATATAAAATTTGGAGTTCAAGTTTCAGATATAGCCAAAGAGGCAGGAGTTGAGAATGGAGATAAGATTGTCTCTATTGACAACAAGGAAATTGTGAAATTTTCAGATATCAATCGTTTTATGCTTTTGGATGATGCCAAACAGCTTACGGTGGATAGAAAAGGTGAAAATGTAACACTTTCTATCCCAAAAGGAACAGTGGCTCAATTGATCTCAACAAAACAATCTTTTGTGTATCCACGCACTCCTTATGATGGAACGATAGCTAATTTCTCAAAAGATTCTCCAGCAAGAAATGCAGGATTAAATCTACAAGATCAAATTGAAACTATTGATGGGAAACATTTTGAGTTTCTGGATCAACTTCAAGCCTATGCAAAAGAGAATGCAGGCAAAGATGTGGTGGTATCATATCTTCATGAAGGGACAAACAAAGAGGTGATGCTACGAGTGAGTGACAAAGGATATATTGGTACTATGTTTAATCAATATGAATTTGAAATAGCTACAACGCACTATACATTTCTTGAATCTATCCCAAGAGGTTTAGAAAGAGGCAAAAACTCTATTGTAAACTATCTGAAGCAGCTTAAATTAATGGGGAATCCTGATACAGGAGCCTATAAGAGTGTTGGTGGGTTTATTGCTATTGGGAAAATATTCCCAACAACATGGGATTGGTACAGCTTCTGGAGTATGACTGCACTTTTGTCTATTGTATTAGCTGTTATGAACATTCTACCAATTCCTGCATTGGATGGTGGACATGTATTATTTCTGTTATTCGAAATTATCACAAGAAGAAAACCGAGTGAGAAGTTTCTTGAATATGCACAAACAGTTGGTATGTTTATCTTACTTGCACTACTAATTTATGCAAATGGAAATGACATAATCAAACTAATATTTAATTAA
- a CDS encoding DNA starvation/stationary phase protection protein — MNRIGLVNEEVKELSVQLNDLLANYQIFYMNVRGFHWNIKGDKFFELHVKFEELYNDILLKVDEIAERVLTLGESPVHSYTSYISSSEIQEVVGATDANTTVGTILDGLEVLIKKQRVLLDLSDRYGDEGTNALMSDYIREQEKLVWMYTAFMG, encoded by the coding sequence ATGAATAGAATTGGTTTAGTAAACGAAGAGGTAAAAGAGTTGTCAGTTCAATTGAATGATCTTTTGGCAAACTATCAGATATTTTATATGAACGTAAGAGGTTTTCATTGGAATATTAAAGGAGATAAATTTTTTGAATTACATGTGAAATTTGAAGAGTTGTATAATGACATTCTTCTAAAAGTAGATGAAATTGCAGAGAGAGTACTTACATTAGGAGAGTCCCCTGTCCATTCTTATACTAGTTATATTTCTAGTTCAGAGATCCAGGAAGTTGTTGGGGCAACAGATGCTAATACTACTGTTGGGACAATCTTAGATGGATTAGAGGTCTTAATTAAAAAACAGCGTGTTCTTCTAGACTTAAGTGATCGTTATGGAGATGAAGGAACCAATGCCTTGATGAGTGATTATATTAGAGAGCAAGAGAAACTTGTTTGGATGTATACTGCTTTTATGGGGTAA
- a CDS encoding sigma-70 family RNA polymerase sigma factor, producing the protein MEIKRLIKKCLGNDQRAFNKLYKKNSPIFAGICKRYASSEDEANEILQEAFIKIFQNLDKLKDQSLFEAWGKRIVINTALSTIKQKNNNISIDEKEIDITEEEEEESNQILEHLDISGIISLMNKLPKGYKTIINLYAMESYSHKEIGEMLDIKESTSRSQYHKAKKAFQKIILQNITENK; encoded by the coding sequence ATGGAGATTAAAAGATTGATTAAAAAATGCCTTGGAAATGACCAACGCGCATTTAATAAGTTATACAAAAAAAATTCACCAATATTTGCGGGTATATGCAAGCGTTATGCCTCGTCTGAAGACGAAGCAAACGAAATATTGCAAGAAGCATTTATTAAAATATTCCAGAATCTAGATAAGTTGAAGGATCAATCTTTATTTGAAGCTTGGGGAAAAAGAATTGTTATTAACACAGCATTGAGCACAATTAAGCAAAAAAATAACAACATATCAATAGATGAAAAAGAGATCGATATTACAGAAGAAGAAGAAGAAGAGTCTAATCAAATTTTAGAACATTTAGACATTAGTGGTATTATATCACTAATGAATAAACTCCCTAAAGGATATAAAACCATTATCAACCTATATGCAATGGAATCGTATTCTCACAAAGAAATTGGAGAGATGTTAGATATAAAAGAATCTACTTCTAGATCGCAATACCATAAAGCAAAAAAAGCTTTTCAAAAAATTATTTTACAAAACATCACAGAGAATAAGTAA
- the mqnC gene encoding dehypoxanthine futalosine cyclase, whose protein sequence is MDRVSLYKKAIDLKALTLEEGLFLYENSPLSELTFVANEIRKKYRNDNKVTWIIDRNVNITNVCISDCSFCNFHRKLKDEDTFTTTLDEYIEKIEAMLKKGGNQLLLQGGMHPKYGIEFYEELFSTLKSRYPEVKLHSLGPPEIHHISKKSKLSYRETLVRLQAAGLDSLPGAGAEILSDRVRKTLSPGKATTEQWLEVMREAHRLNMVTSATMMFGHIETTSERVEHLLKLRDVQEQRPVGSNGFTAFIPWTVYTEGTKLAETYDCKPVTPSSYVRLIAMSRILLNNVPNIQASWLTVGKATAQACLYAGANDMGSIMIEENVVSSAGANYQMDAESIQKAIIEAGFIPQLRNQAYEYQDMPEGVPVLKK, encoded by the coding sequence ATGGATAGGGTCTCATTATATAAAAAAGCCATTGATCTAAAGGCGCTTACTTTGGAAGAAGGACTATTTCTTTATGAAAATAGTCCTCTCAGTGAGTTGACCTTTGTGGCGAATGAAATAAGAAAGAAATATCGTAATGACAACAAAGTAACATGGATCATTGATAGAAATGTTAATATCACGAATGTCTGTATTTCTGATTGCTCTTTTTGTAATTTTCATCGAAAGCTAAAAGATGAAGATACTTTTACTACAACATTAGATGAGTATATTGAGAAGATTGAGGCAATGCTCAAAAAAGGTGGAAACCAACTTCTTTTGCAGGGAGGCATGCACCCTAAGTATGGAATTGAGTTCTATGAGGAGCTTTTTTCCACACTGAAGTCTCGTTACCCTGAGGTAAAACTACACTCATTAGGTCCTCCGGAGATACATCATATATCGAAAAAAAGCAAACTGTCTTATCGTGAAACCTTAGTTCGTCTGCAAGCTGCTGGATTAGATAGTTTACCTGGAGCTGGTGCAGAGATTCTTTCTGATAGGGTTCGAAAAACGTTATCACCTGGAAAGGCAACTACAGAGCAGTGGCTTGAGGTAATGAGAGAAGCGCATAGATTAAATATGGTTACTTCTGCTACAATGATGTTTGGTCATATTGAAACGACTTCTGAACGTGTTGAACATCTACTAAAGTTACGCGATGTTCAGGAGCAACGACCTGTAGGAAGCAATGGGTTTACTGCCTTTATTCCTTGGACTGTATACACAGAAGGAACAAAACTTGCTGAGACATATGATTGTAAGCCTGTAACGCCTTCAAGCTATGTTCGGTTAATCGCAATGAGTCGTATCTTACTAAATAATGTGCCAAATATTCAGGCTTCATGGCTTACTGTTGGAAAGGCAACAGCACAAGCTTGTTTGTATGCAGGTGCCAATGATATGGGTTCGATAATGATCGAAGAAAATGTTGTTTCGTCCGCAGGTGCCAATTACCAAATGGACGCAGAGAGCATTCAAAAAGCAATTATTGAAGCTGGATTTATCCCACAATTACGTAATCAAGCTTATGAGTATCAGGATATGCCTGAAGGGGTCCCTGTATTAAAGAAATAA
- a CDS encoding ABC transporter ATP-binding protein, whose amino-acid sequence MEKTTSNLILELKDISAGYDNKTIIENINLKVYDHDFTAVIGPNGGGKTTLIKTIVGLITPLKGSIEWHTEETTKSKKIFGYLPQINHIDRSFPISVLDVVLSGKITTKNIFQRLRKENREKAMSLLKEMGVDRFAKRSIGELSGGQLQRVFLCRSLINDPQLLILDEPNTYVDTIFEHELYEKLNILNQRMAILMVSHDIGTVTRFVKKVACVNRTLHFHGIETPSNEKEKRCPASFLYHTNSQIKELKDHFKPLNDHD is encoded by the coding sequence TTGGAAAAAACAACGAGCAACTTAATTCTTGAGCTAAAGGATATATCTGCAGGATACGATAATAAAACAATCATTGAAAATATCAACCTAAAGGTTTATGATCATGACTTCACTGCAGTTATTGGACCGAACGGAGGTGGAAAAACAACCCTAATAAAAACAATAGTAGGGCTTATTACACCACTGAAAGGATCTATTGAGTGGCACACAGAAGAGACGACTAAATCGAAAAAAATATTTGGATATCTTCCCCAGATCAATCATATTGATCGATCATTTCCTATCTCTGTATTAGACGTAGTACTTTCAGGTAAAATCACCACAAAGAACATTTTCCAAAGACTGAGAAAAGAAAATCGAGAAAAAGCGATGTCTCTGTTAAAAGAGATGGGGGTGGATCGATTTGCAAAAAGAAGTATCGGAGAGCTCTCAGGAGGACAGCTACAGCGAGTTTTTTTATGTCGTTCTTTAATTAATGATCCCCAACTTCTTATTTTAGATGAACCAAACACATATGTAGACACCATTTTTGAGCATGAGCTATATGAAAAGCTCAATATTTTAAATCAAAGAATGGCGATATTAATGGTCTCTCACGATATAGGTACCGTGACAAGATTTGTAAAAAAAGTAGCTTGTGTAAATAGGACACTCCATTTTCATGGAATAGAAACGCCCAGCAACGAGAAAGAAAAGCGTTGCCCTGCCTCATTCTTGTATCATACCAACAGCCAAATAAAAGAACTTAAAGACCACTTCAAACCTCTTAACGATCATGATTGA
- a CDS encoding 1-deoxy-D-xylulose-5-phosphate reductoisomerase, with amino-acid sequence MTTKKRLAILGSTGSIGTQTLEVVDHHPDRFSVEVITANNSSQELIRQAIQYKPNCVVIANEAKYKEVDEALSSHDIKVYAGAEALEQVVQMDSIDIVVTAMVGYAGLLPTIRAIEAKKTIALANKETLVVAGDLIQSKVQENQIAILPVDSEHSAIFQCLAGEQYNPIEQIYLTCSGGPFLGRDRDQLKGVTAKDALKHPNWDMGAKISIDSATMMNKGFEVIEAKWLFNLHADQIKVIVHPQSIVHSLVQFEDGSMKAQMGLPDMKLPIQYALTYPERYKTSFKRFNFMDYPSLTFSAPDMDTFSNLRLAYQAMEEGGNKACALNAANEIAVKSFLENKISFLGMPQLNEEVMEKISYIAKPSLDDYIETDKVAREMAYEVIKKRTL; translated from the coding sequence GTGACCACAAAAAAAAGATTAGCAATACTTGGGTCTACAGGATCAATTGGAACCCAAACCCTGGAGGTTGTAGACCATCATCCAGATAGATTCTCTGTTGAAGTAATCACTGCAAACAATAGCTCACAGGAATTAATAAGACAAGCAATACAATACAAACCAAACTGTGTCGTAATTGCAAATGAAGCAAAGTACAAGGAGGTCGATGAGGCTCTATCGTCTCACGACATCAAAGTATATGCTGGGGCAGAAGCGTTGGAACAAGTCGTACAGATGGACTCCATTGACATCGTAGTTACTGCCATGGTTGGATATGCTGGGCTACTCCCAACAATAAGAGCCATTGAAGCAAAAAAGACAATTGCTTTGGCCAATAAAGAGACCTTAGTTGTTGCAGGCGATCTTATCCAGTCAAAGGTTCAAGAAAATCAAATCGCAATACTTCCTGTCGATTCCGAACATTCTGCAATATTCCAGTGCTTGGCTGGAGAACAATACAATCCGATAGAGCAGATATATCTTACCTGTTCAGGGGGACCTTTCCTCGGAAGAGATAGAGATCAACTCAAAGGAGTCACTGCCAAAGATGCATTGAAACATCCTAATTGGGATATGGGTGCTAAGATATCCATCGACTCTGCAACCATGATGAATAAGGGTTTTGAGGTAATAGAGGCAAAATGGCTTTTTAACCTACATGCAGATCAGATAAAAGTGATTGTTCATCCTCAAAGTATAGTCCATTCACTTGTTCAATTTGAAGATGGATCCATGAAAGCGCAAATGGGGCTACCAGATATGAAACTACCCATTCAATATGCGCTGACTTATCCAGAGAGATACAAGACCTCTTTTAAGAGATTTAACTTTATGGACTATCCAAGCCTTACCTTCTCGGCTCCAGATATGGATACTTTTTCAAATCTTCGCTTGGCATACCAAGCAATGGAAGAGGGCGGAAATAAAGCATGTGCATTAAATGCAGCCAACGAAATTGCGGTAAAATCATTTTTAGAGAACAAGATCTCTTTCTTAGGCATGCCTCAATTGAATGAGGAAGTGATGGAAAAAATTTCTTATATTGCCAAACCTTCACTAGACGACTATATTGAAACAGATAAGGTTGCTAGAGAGATGGCGTATGAGGTTATTAAAAAAAGAACATTATAA
- the ruvA gene encoding Holliday junction branch migration protein RuvA — protein MYEYIKGQLIEVTPTYAVVEASNIGYQVFISLNSYQKIQTISEVLLWTHFVIREDARSLYGFYDKEERTLFRHLISVNGVGSNTAMVMLSTFPTMELTQAIQTDDVNTLKSIKGIGAKTAQRILIDLKDKVGKIEGDTHIVASQNNTNKNEALSAMVMLGFNKKATEKVIDKIIKENPGLAVEPIIKLALKSL, from the coding sequence ATGTACGAATATATTAAAGGGCAACTGATTGAAGTAACTCCGACATATGCAGTGGTCGAAGCTTCAAATATTGGTTATCAAGTTTTTATTTCACTAAACAGCTATCAAAAGATTCAAACTATTTCCGAAGTGCTTTTGTGGACTCATTTTGTTATTAGAGAGGATGCACGATCTCTTTATGGTTTCTACGACAAAGAAGAGAGGACCCTTTTTCGTCATCTAATCTCCGTCAATGGGGTCGGATCAAACACCGCAATGGTCATGTTGTCCACTTTCCCAACGATGGAATTAACGCAAGCAATTCAAACAGATGATGTCAATACATTGAAAAGTATTAAGGGCATTGGGGCAAAAACAGCCCAACGTATTTTGATCGATTTAAAAGATAAAGTAGGAAAAATCGAAGGAGATACTCATATTGTAGCCTCTCAGAACAATACGAATAAAAATGAAGCGTTATCTGCTATGGTGATGTTAGGATTTAATAAGAAGGCTACAGAGAAAGTTATTGATAAAATTATTAAAGAAAATCCTGGGCTCGCAGTTGAACCCATTATCAAACTGGCACTGAAAAGCTTGTAG